From the genome of Rathayibacter sp. VKM Ac-2759, one region includes:
- a CDS encoding acetamidase/formamidase family protein, with product MLQAEWAVQPGESVPDGVEYLAATPRSVLWGRLPCAADLPALTIDSGTEVVIDTLSHEGVLEDQGRDPLAFFGGHGVAPEGVLRDAIELAASGPFRDPAVDGPHVVTGPIAVRGAQPGDLLRMTLLEAEPRVPYGVISNRHGRGALPGEYPLQAGPFSAFARVEDGADGVRRGVLPLVPGGERSARFELHPFLGIMGVAVAGDVRPHSVPPGAHGGNIDISLLTAGASLYLPVQVEGALAYVGDPHFAQGDGEVALTAMEASLRVRVRFEAVPQAEALAEFGSLVGPLGETTEFLVPTGMDEDLDVAVQNCVRAAIALLQARYGMDASLAYAYLSAATDFNISQVVDLVKGVHARVRTADFDD from the coding sequence ATGCTGCAGGCGGAATGGGCGGTCCAGCCCGGTGAATCGGTGCCCGACGGGGTCGAGTACCTCGCGGCGACACCGCGGTCGGTGCTCTGGGGGCGCCTGCCCTGCGCGGCCGACCTGCCGGCGCTGACGATCGACTCCGGCACCGAGGTCGTCATCGACACGCTGAGCCACGAGGGCGTCCTGGAGGATCAGGGCCGCGACCCGCTCGCCTTCTTCGGTGGGCACGGCGTCGCTCCCGAGGGCGTGCTGCGCGATGCGATCGAGCTCGCCGCCTCCGGGCCCTTCCGCGACCCCGCGGTCGACGGACCGCACGTCGTCACCGGGCCCATCGCTGTCCGCGGCGCGCAGCCCGGCGACCTGCTCAGGATGACGCTGCTCGAGGCCGAGCCGCGCGTGCCCTACGGAGTGATCTCGAACCGGCACGGGCGCGGCGCGCTGCCGGGGGAGTACCCGCTGCAGGCCGGTCCGTTCAGCGCGTTCGCCCGGGTCGAGGACGGGGCCGACGGCGTGCGGCGCGGGGTGCTGCCCCTGGTGCCCGGAGGCGAGCGCTCGGCACGGTTCGAGCTGCACCCGTTCCTCGGGATCATGGGCGTCGCGGTCGCGGGCGACGTGCGGCCGCACTCCGTGCCTCCGGGAGCGCACGGCGGCAACATCGACATCTCGCTGCTCACCGCGGGCGCGAGCCTCTACCTGCCGGTGCAGGTGGAGGGCGCACTCGCCTACGTCGGCGACCCGCACTTCGCGCAGGGCGACGGCGAGGTGGCGCTGACGGCGATGGAGGCGAGCCTGCGGGTCCGGGTGCGCTTCGAGGCCGTGCCGCAGGCGGAGGCGCTGGCCGAGTTCGGTTCGCTCGTCGGACCGCTCGGCGAGACGACCGAGTTCCTCGTGCCGACAGGGATGGACGAGGACCTCGACGTGGCGGTGCAGAACTGCGTGCGCGCCGCGATCGCGCTGCTGCAGGCCCGCTACGGGATGGACGCGAGCCTCGCCTACGCGTATCTCAGCGCCGCGACCGACTTCAACATCTCGCAGGTCGTCGACCTGGTGAAGGGCGTGCACGCCCGCGTGCGGACCGCGGACTTCGATGACTGA
- the mutM gene encoding bifunctional DNA-formamidopyrimidine glycosylase/DNA-(apurinic or apyrimidinic site) lyase: MPELPEVEVVRAGLAPAVTGSLVTGVEIVDERSLKRHVHAHPFERLLVGRRLQGAVRRGKFLWLPAGREEALLVHLGMSGQVLLRTADAPLARLTRIRIAIENPDHGELALHFVDQRIFGSMAVDALVPTSDGAPGGFAGDDASAGEWLRAVPSQVAHIARDPLDPFFDLAAVVAVLGRRNSGIKRALLDQTLVSGIGNIYADESLWAAELHPERPSSSLGEARIRRLFAEVRSVLERALAEGGTSFDAQYVNVNGASGYFSHSLNAYGQTGKPCPRCGEAIVRVPFMNRSSHLCPHCQQLPR, from the coding sequence GTGCCCGAGCTGCCCGAGGTCGAGGTGGTGCGCGCCGGCCTCGCGCCGGCCGTCACCGGCTCGCTGGTCACGGGGGTCGAGATCGTCGACGAGCGCTCGCTGAAGCGCCACGTGCACGCGCACCCGTTCGAGCGGCTGCTGGTCGGACGCCGGCTGCAGGGCGCCGTGCGGCGCGGCAAGTTCCTCTGGCTGCCCGCGGGGCGCGAGGAGGCGCTGCTCGTGCACCTCGGCATGAGCGGTCAGGTGCTGCTGCGGACGGCCGACGCGCCGCTGGCCCGGCTGACGCGCATCCGCATCGCGATCGAGAACCCCGATCACGGGGAGCTCGCCCTGCACTTCGTCGACCAGCGCATCTTCGGCTCGATGGCGGTCGATGCCCTCGTTCCCACGAGTGACGGTGCGCCCGGCGGATTCGCGGGCGACGACGCCTCCGCCGGCGAGTGGCTGCGGGCGGTGCCGTCGCAGGTCGCGCACATCGCCCGCGATCCGCTCGACCCGTTCTTCGATCTCGCGGCCGTGGTCGCGGTGCTCGGGAGGCGGAACAGCGGCATCAAGCGCGCGCTGCTCGACCAGACGCTCGTCAGCGGCATCGGCAACATCTACGCCGACGAGTCGCTGTGGGCCGCCGAGCTGCATCCGGAGCGGCCGAGCTCCTCGCTCGGCGAGGCGCGGATCCGCCGCCTGTTCGCCGAGGTGCGCTCGGTGCTCGAGCGCGCGCTGGCCGAGGGCGGCACCAGCTTCGACGCGCAGTACGTCAACGTGAACGGCGCGTCCGGCTACTTCTCGCACTCGCTGAACGCCTACGGGCAGACCGGGAAGCCCTGCCCGCGCTGCGGCGAGGCGATCGTGCGGGTGCCGTTCATGAACCGCTCGTCGCACCTCTGCCCGCACTGCCAGCAGCTGCCGCGCTGA
- a CDS encoding YoaK family protein, translated as MFKRLRTRPDNVHLGLMLALTFSTGIIDAVGYLGLDRVFTGNMTGNVVILGMALAGADDLPVVGPIIALAGFMLGAAIGGRVLRPVKAGWTTRSTWLFTVVGIVMAVLAIVLGVVPQHPEPLALTVTGVLGLAMGLQAATARHIAVKDVTTVVVTSTITGLAADSRLGGGKGQPWFRRLTAVVLIGAGAGVGALALNAGLWLGLALAAAITLIASLFGHLVAHAKHAPVAEKTTA; from the coding sequence GTGTTCAAACGCCTGCGCACGCGCCCCGACAACGTCCACCTCGGGCTCATGCTCGCCCTGACCTTCTCGACCGGCATCATCGACGCCGTCGGCTACCTCGGGCTCGACCGCGTCTTCACCGGCAACATGACCGGCAACGTCGTCATCCTCGGCATGGCCCTCGCCGGAGCGGACGACCTGCCCGTCGTCGGCCCGATCATCGCGCTCGCCGGCTTCATGCTGGGCGCCGCGATCGGCGGCCGCGTGCTGCGCCCGGTGAAAGCCGGCTGGACCACCCGCTCCACCTGGCTCTTCACCGTCGTCGGCATCGTGATGGCCGTGCTGGCGATCGTGCTCGGAGTCGTCCCGCAGCACCCGGAGCCGCTCGCCCTCACCGTGACCGGGGTCCTCGGTCTCGCGATGGGCCTCCAGGCCGCGACCGCCCGCCACATCGCGGTGAAGGACGTCACGACCGTCGTCGTCACCTCGACGATCACCGGTCTCGCCGCCGACTCGCGCCTCGGCGGAGGCAAGGGCCAGCCGTGGTTCCGCCGTCTGACCGCCGTCGTCCTCATCGGCGCGGGTGCCGGCGTCGGCGCCCTCGCGTTGAACGCCGGCCTCTGGCTGGGTCTGGCACTCGCCGCCGCGATCACGCTGATCGCCTCCCTCTTCGGCCACCTCGTGGCGCACGCCAAGCACGCCCCCGTCGCCGAGAAGACGACCGCCTGA